The Patescibacteria group bacterium genome includes a region encoding these proteins:
- a CDS encoding deaminase: MSVDNYKIKFMREACLLCDKSKCLYKVGCLAVCHSKVVLTAFNETLPGERYCQGEECIRQRLGLSGGEEIDKVCTIHAEANLIAKAAARGISLRNTDIYLTTFPCYICSKSLVQAQIGKLFYMSDYADNDGMRFFEAAGIPVVQIEEAVVWKDTL, from the coding sequence ATGAGTGTCGATAATTATAAAATAAAATTTATGCGAGAGGCTTGTTTGCTTTGTGATAAGTCAAAGTGTCTCTATAAGGTTGGTTGTTTAGCAGTTTGTCACAGTAAGGTTGTTTTGACTGCTTTTAATGAAACATTGCCTGGGGAAAGGTATTGCCAGGGGGAGGAGTGTATTAGGCAGAGACTTGGACTAAGTGGAGGGGAGGAGATTGATAAGGTTTGTACTATTCACGCTGAGGCAAATCTGATTGCTAAAGCTGCGGCAAGGGGAATATCACTAAGAAATACTGATATTTATTTAACAACATTCCCTTGCTATATCTGTTCCAAAAGCCTGGTCCAAGCGCAGATTGGTAAACTTTTCTATATGTCAGATTACGCAGATAACGATGGGATGCGCTTCTTTGAGGCAGCAGGGATACCTGTAGTACAAATAGAAGAAGCGGTGGTTTGGAAAGATACCTTGTAG
- a CDS encoding HIT family protein: MTDNKNFEDYTPELQKNARLAKDWYSRICDSLEKCPFCNLKSKYIIAKEQGWALTVNLFPYIEGHLLIIPQNHIESHLQMKSGDWESISKLLVLADSLLEQALGINGYNLVLREGEHGGKSLGHLHFHLIPFEEGLVSWSYRKIRESPQETARKLREKLDECR, encoded by the coding sequence ATGACAGATAACAAAAATTTTGAGGATTATACCCCAGAATTACAAAAGAATGCCCGATTAGCTAAAGATTGGTATTCCCGTATTTGCGATAGTTTGGAAAAGTGCCCTTTTTGTAACCTGAAGTCAAAATACATTATCGCTAAAGAGCAGGGGTGGGCATTAACTGTTAATCTTTTTCCTTACATTGAAGGCCATCTCTTAATTATTCCCCAAAATCATATTGAATCGCATTTACAGATGAAGAGCGGTGATTGGGAATCAATTTCCAAACTACTAGTGTTAGCTGATTCTTTACTTGAGCAGGCTTTGGGTATTAATGGTTATAATTTAGTCTTACGGGAAGGGGAACATGGGGGTAAGAGTTTGGGTCATTTACACTTCCATCTTATCCCGTTCGAAGAAGGGCTGGTTTCTTGGAGTTATAGAAAAATTAGGGAATCCCCACAAGAGACTGCTCGCAAACTTCGAGAAAAGTTAGATGAGTGTCGATAA
- a CDS encoding adenylyltransferase/cytidyltransferase family protein: MADRAIIVSENKLGNLRKQLQERGKRIVFTCGAYDLIHSGQTHFLAEARTWGDVLVVGISDDESRRALRGVGHPLIDEEGRAETLSALRPVDFVVPVNERELFFALSALQPDVFYTIGEDWNCGIRSKDEQKLIKDFGGNVVKAERLEPFISSSDIVEKIAQSTIRRNLKSFFGSDSFGQNGESPPYLELGRQYPRDLLSYAYLGEFVRWEELPSLRKKLKSRGKTISFVSGSYDLVHVGHVRFIEKAKSWGDLLVVGIPSDQAIRKLKGASRPVVGESSRAELLRFFRAVDYITIFPQTTVEKTLELLKPDIFQTVEEGWNNGYKNSREYKTVTAYGGEVKLVSRQAPYVSSHALINRAAGLRIKEIFKQCLDATKINNDR, from the coding sequence ATGGCTGATCGAGCAATAATTGTTAGTGAAAATAAATTGGGGAATCTGCGAAAACAATTGCAGGAACGGGGAAAAAGGATTGTTTTTACCTGTGGGGCTTATGACCTTATTCATTCTGGTCAGACCCATTTTCTTGCTGAGGCTAGGACATGGGGAGATGTTTTGGTAGTTGGGATTTCTGACGATGAATCGAGAAGAGCGCTGAGGGGTGTAGGACACCCTTTAATTGATGAAGAAGGCAGAGCAGAAACTTTAAGTGCTCTGCGTCCTGTTGATTTTGTGGTTCCTGTAAATGAGCGGGAACTATTCTTTGCTCTTTCCGCGCTCCAACCTGATGTTTTTTATACTATTGGGGAAGATTGGAACTGTGGAATAAGAAGTAAGGATGAGCAAAAGTTAATCAAAGATTTTGGTGGTAACGTAGTGAAAGCCGAACGATTAGAACCCTTTATTTCAAGTTCAGATATTGTTGAGAAGATTGCTCAAAGTACCATTAGGCGAAATTTAAAAAGTTTTTTTGGTTCAGACTCCTTTGGCCAAAATGGTGAATCTCCACCCTACTTGGAGTTGGGGAGGCAGTATCCGCGCGACTTGTTAAGTTATGCTTATTTGGGCGAATTTGTGAGATGGGAGGAACTTCCTAGCTTGAGAAAAAAATTAAAATCACGGGGGAAAACAATTTCTTTTGTGAGTGGTTCTTATGATTTGGTACATGTTGGCCATGTCCGCTTTATTGAAAAAGCGAAAAGCTGGGGTGACCTTTTGGTGGTAGGTATTCCGTCGGATCAGGCAATTCGCAAATTGAAGGGGGCTTCCCGTCCTGTGGTAGGAGAATCTTCCCGGGCAGAGCTGCTTCGTTTTTTTCGTGCTGTTGATTATATAACTATTTTTCCTCAAACAACAGTGGAAAAAACGTTGGAGCTTTTAAAACCGGATATTTTTCAAACAGTAGAGGAGGGGTGGAATAATGGTTACAAGAATAGTCGGGAGTATAAAACTGTAACTGCTTATGGAGGGGAGGTGAAGTTGGTTTCTAGGCAAGCGCCATACGTTTCCTCACACGCATTGATAAACCGGGCAGCAGGTTTGAGAATAAAGGAAATATTCAAACAATGTTTAGATGCTACAAAAATAAACAATGACAGATAA
- a CDS encoding phosphotransferase: protein MKNIPETPSEIAEKISEADFENALSAYWVTSDFASISHQRLYGGIRNAVFLVKSCRGDFVLTIYKLVPDAENNVKRNLRIYIFLKPQGFSVPEVVPTKDGNLFAAKQILGAERLVSLHKYIGGFKIFPYRKDDLVAMGKMLSNLHSCLRTFPDQGILRSVPEVVATENFAGNNTVLHMDFARGNVLFEDHGNISVVLDFEEAMWGPPILDISKSLAIILKDNKEDSFDYIKEKFFEGYRQGATKLKDRDKLEWLVKYFFKRVI, encoded by the coding sequence ATGAAAAACATTCCAGAAACACCAAGTGAAATTGCTGAAAAAATATCAGAAGCTGATTTTGAAAATGCGCTCAGCGCTTATTGGGTTACCTCTGATTTTGCTAGTATTTCTCACCAACGCCTTTATGGTGGTATCCGCAATGCTGTTTTCCTAGTTAAAAGTTGTCGCGGGGATTTTGTGCTTACTATTTATAAGCTAGTACCAGATGCAGAGAACAATGTAAAAAGAAATTTAAGGATTTATATTTTTCTAAAGCCACAAGGTTTTTCTGTTCCAGAAGTGGTTCCAACAAAGGATGGAAATTTATTTGCAGCCAAACAAATTTTGGGTGCAGAACGCCTTGTTTCGCTTCATAAATATATTGGTGGTTTTAAAATTTTCCCTTATAGGAAAGATGACTTGGTTGCCATGGGCAAAATGCTTTCCAATTTGCATTCTTGTTTACGGACCTTTCCGGATCAGGGTATTTTGCGTAGCGTTCCTGAGGTTGTAGCAACGGAAAATTTTGCTGGTAACAATACTGTGTTGCATATGGATTTCGCTCGTGGAAACGTACTTTTTGAAGATCATGGAAATATATCTGTAGTGCTTGATTTTGAAGAAGCAATGTGGGGACCTCCTATTTTGGATATTTCCAAATCTTTAGCCATAATTTTAAAGGATAATAAAGAGGATTCTTTTGACTACATAAAAGAGAAATTTTTTGAGGGATATAGGCAGGGTGCCACCAAGCTAAAGGACCGAGATAAGTTAGAGTGGCTTGTCAAATATTTTTTCAAACGAGTAATTTAA
- a CDS encoding thymidine kinase, with protein MYSKPNSGWIEVICGCMFCGKTEELIRRVRRAEIAKETVQVFKPHIDSRYSENEVASHNGLQWQATAVCSVRELKEFIDEQASVVAIDEVQFFDNEAALISLCEELADRGVRVVVAGLDLDFRGEPFGAMPELLARAEEVTKLHAICVKCGESATRTQRIIDGKPAAYDDPIILVGGQKEGYEARCRSCHQVCKT; from the coding sequence ATGTATAGCAAACCTAATAGTGGCTGGATAGAAGTTATTTGCGGTTGTATGTTTTGTGGAAAAACAGAGGAGCTGATACGTCGCGTGCGTCGAGCAGAAATTGCCAAAGAGACTGTGCAGGTTTTTAAGCCTCACATTGACAGCCGCTATTCGGAGAACGAAGTTGCTTCTCATAATGGCTTACAGTGGCAAGCGACAGCGGTCTGTAGCGTTCGTGAATTGAAGGAATTTATTGATGAGCAGGCAAGTGTGGTTGCTATTGATGAGGTTCAGTTCTTTGACAACGAGGCTGCGCTGATTTCTCTTTGTGAGGAGTTAGCTGATCGTGGGGTGCGAGTTGTTGTTGCTGGCTTGGATCTGGATTTTCGCGGTGAGCCTTTTGGCGCTATGCCTGAACTATTAGCGCGTGCGGAGGAAGTTACTAAATTGCACGCAATTTGTGTTAAATGTGGTGAATCTGCAACCCGGACACAGCGAATAATTGATGGCAAGCCAGCAGCTTACGATGATCCCATAATTTTAGTTGGTGGGCAAAAAGAAGGCTACGAGGCGCGTTGTCGGAGTTGCCACCAGGTATGTAAAACGTGA
- a CDS encoding anaerobic ribonucleoside-triphosphate reductase activating protein, which yields MHICGLQKTTLLDFPNRLACTVFTPGCNFRCPFCYNRDMALGSVDTPGISEKDFFKFLKSRENVLDGVVICGGEPTLQSDLLGFSKKVKDLGFEVKIDTNGSRPNILQTLLDENLLQYVSLDVKNVLEDKYYSKACGLEDCKFLPMVKKSINLLLNSNIEFEFRTTVVPTIHDQESILKLARQLGTIAESLGSLNTVNWVLQPFEPHNCLDSSFNEIEPFGKSEMQKFLAAAKKLLPNTKLRGVS from the coding sequence ATGCATATCTGTGGCTTACAAAAAACAACCCTTCTTGATTTTCCAAATAGACTAGCTTGTACTGTGTTTACGCCCGGTTGCAATTTTCGTTGTCCTTTTTGCTATAACCGGGACATGGCTTTGGGTTCTGTTGATACTCCGGGTATATCAGAGAAAGACTTTTTTAAATTCTTAAAGAGTAGGGAAAATGTCTTGGATGGAGTAGTTATTTGTGGGGGCGAACCCACATTACAAAGTGACTTATTAGGGTTTTCAAAAAAAGTAAAGGATTTGGGATTTGAGGTAAAAATAGATACTAACGGTTCTCGTCCTAACATTTTGCAAACTCTTTTAGATGAGAATTTGCTTCAGTACGTTTCTCTAGATGTAAAGAATGTTTTAGAAGATAAATATTATTCCAAGGCGTGTGGGTTGGAGGATTGCAAATTTTTACCAATGGTAAAGAAAAGCATTAATCTTTTACTTAACTCCAACATTGAATTTGAGTTTCGAACTACAGTTGTTCCCACCATTCATGACCAAGAAAGTATTTTGAAACTTGCTCGGCAGCTGGGAACAATTGCAGAGAGTTTGGGTTCTTTGAATACTGTAAATTGGGTTTTGCAACCTTTTGAGCCCCACAACTGTTTGGACAGTTCTTTCAATGAGATAGAACCATTTGGGAAGAGTGAGATGCAAAAGTTCTTAGCTGCAGCTAAGAAGTTGCTTCCAAATACGAAATTGAGAGGAGTTTCCTAA
- the ftsZ gene encoding cell division protein FtsZ, translating into MQIKPKIAQAAKIKVLGVGGGGGNALNSMVNLQDIQGVEFVAVNTDAQALEVNKAPVKIQIGQKLTGGLGSGANPEIGRQAAEESEEEIKEHLKGSDMVFITAGMGGGTGTGGGPVIARVAKDVGALTVGVVTKPFAFEGEKRMTQAEEGVVKLRSKVDALITIPNQKLLDVVERKMSILEAFKIADSVLGQGVQGISDLIVVPGLINVDFADVRTIMTEAGSALMGIGRASGEDRAKVAANNATTSPLLEASIEGARGILFNIVGGKDLSMHEVDEAARIISGEAHPDAEIIFGATIDDQMTDQIKVTVIATGFENGVRETFDTFSEDKFEEEEKPKIGAEDRGEEDEYEIPAFLRKK; encoded by the coding sequence ATGCAAATAAAACCTAAGATTGCACAAGCAGCAAAAATAAAAGTTTTGGGTGTTGGTGGTGGGGGTGGTAATGCACTGAACTCTATGGTTAATTTGCAAGATATACAAGGTGTAGAGTTTGTTGCAGTTAATACAGATGCTCAAGCTCTGGAGGTAAACAAAGCTCCGGTAAAAATTCAAATTGGGCAAAAGCTTACTGGTGGGTTGGGTTCTGGTGCAAATCCGGAAATTGGTCGGCAAGCTGCAGAAGAAAGCGAAGAGGAGATAAAGGAACACTTAAAAGGTTCTGATATGGTATTTATTACTGCGGGTATGGGTGGGGGGACGGGAACGGGTGGCGGTCCAGTTATTGCTAGAGTAGCAAAAGATGTTGGAGCTTTAACAGTGGGGGTAGTAACTAAACCCTTTGCTTTTGAGGGTGAAAAGAGAATGACTCAAGCTGAGGAAGGTGTTGTGAAGCTACGCAGCAAGGTTGATGCTTTAATTACTATTCCTAACCAGAAGCTCTTGGACGTAGTGGAAAGGAAAATGAGTATTTTGGAAGCGTTTAAGATTGCGGACAGTGTTTTGGGTCAGGGAGTGCAGGGGATCTCCGATCTAATTGTTGTTCCTGGGCTTATTAATGTGGACTTTGCTGATGTGAGGACTATTATGACCGAAGCTGGTTCAGCTCTGATGGGGATAGGGCGCGCAAGTGGAGAGGATAGGGCAAAGGTAGCAGCAAACAATGCTACTACCTCGCCTTTGCTGGAGGCTTCTATTGAAGGTGCAAGGGGGATCCTTTTCAATATTGTTGGCGGTAAAGATCTTAGTATGCACGAAGTAGATGAGGCAGCAAGGATAATTTCGGGTGAGGCACATCCGGATGCTGAAATTATTTTTGGTGCCACCATTGATGACCAAATGACAGATCAGATTAAAGTTACGGTAATTGCAACCGGATTTGAAAATGGTGTAAGAGAAACTTTTGATACCTTTTCAGAAGATAAGTTTGAGGAAGAGGAAAAACCAAAAATTGGTGCAGAGGATCGAGGAGAAGAGGACGAGTACGAGATCCCAGCTTTTCTTAGGAAAAAGTAG
- the ftsA gene encoding cell division protein FtsA translates to MPRERIVTGIDIGSSKVCTIIASVSSDSSIERSPKVSIIGVSTVPSNGIRKGVVVDIDEAVESIAQSLEGAERMAGYAVSSAYISVDGKHISSLNSHGVVAVANQEGEITEGDVARVTEAAQAISIPSSREIIHVIPCDFIVDNQGEIRDPVGMSGVRLEVETNIISGATTVMRNLVKCVQQVGVGVSDLVFEGVASAESVLTDTEKELGTILIDVGGGTTSVIVFSGGSPVFAKVLPIGGRNITNDLAVGLRVGLEDAEEIKRRLSVEDLFAADSSEKDAEEDDELDISDLGLEQKTISKKMARNIIEARLQEIFKMVGKEIKSSELEDKLPAGLVVTGGAAQTSGALKAAKRVLGYPVRLGEPRGVSGLIDEIGSPEYASAVGLVLYGAYFAQSGGFMAGFAPGESIGGIIQRVISWIKGFLP, encoded by the coding sequence ATGCCCAGAGAAAGAATTGTTACCGGAATAGATATAGGTTCTTCTAAAGTTTGTACTATTATTGCTTCAGTTTCTTCTGATTCTAGTATAGAACGTAGCCCAAAAGTTTCTATTATTGGTGTTTCTACTGTCCCTTCTAATGGGATAAGAAAGGGTGTGGTAGTAGATATAGATGAAGCTGTTGAATCTATTGCCCAGTCTTTGGAGGGTGCGGAGCGAATGGCAGGCTATGCAGTTTCTTCAGCGTATATATCAGTTGATGGTAAGCATATTTCCTCTCTTAACTCTCACGGAGTAGTAGCAGTAGCTAATCAAGAAGGTGAGATTACGGAGGGAGATGTTGCTCGGGTTACTGAAGCAGCGCAAGCAATTTCAATTCCTTCTTCGCGAGAAATAATTCATGTAATACCTTGCGATTTCATTGTTGATAATCAAGGAGAAATTCGTGACCCGGTGGGTATGAGCGGCGTCCGTTTAGAAGTAGAAACAAATATTATTTCTGGTGCTACTACTGTAATGCGTAATCTGGTCAAGTGTGTGCAACAAGTGGGAGTAGGGGTTTCTGATCTTGTATTTGAAGGTGTTGCATCTGCGGAATCTGTTCTTACTGATACTGAGAAGGAGTTGGGAACAATTCTAATTGATGTTGGAGGTGGGACTACGAGTGTTATTGTTTTTTCCGGGGGTAGTCCTGTTTTTGCTAAAGTTTTGCCTATTGGGGGCAGAAATATAACTAATGATTTGGCAGTTGGTCTGCGGGTGGGTTTGGAAGATGCAGAAGAAATAAAGCGTCGGCTTTCTGTTGAAGATTTATTTGCTGCTGATAGTTCGGAAAAGGATGCTGAAGAGGATGACGAATTAGATATCTCAGATTTAGGACTGGAGCAAAAAACAATTTCCAAAAAAATGGCTAGGAATATTATTGAAGCGCGCTTGCAAGAGATTTTTAAGATGGTGGGGAAAGAAATAAAGAGTAGCGAGTTGGAAGACAAACTTCCTGCTGGGTTGGTTGTTACTGGGGGCGCAGCACAAACCTCGGGTGCGCTAAAGGCGGCAAAGCGCGTTTTGGGCTACCCAGTTCGCTTGGGCGAGCCGCGCGGTGTTTCAGGACTTATTGATGAAATCGGGTCTCCGGAGTATGCTTCCGCTGTGGGTTTGGTTCTTTATGGTGCTTATTTTGCTCAAAGTGGTGGTTTTATGGCTGGGTTTGCTCCAGGGGAGAGTATTGGTGGTATTATTCAACGAGTGATATCCTGGATAAAAGGATTTCTACCTTAG
- a CDS encoding cell division protein FtsQ/DivIB, translating into MGITTGKACYKSRYFGPSSKSRRPRYKKNFQKKRRLFKRFFGSRFFLIFFGIVGFSLLLYIIFWSNFFSVQNIEVIVTAGGQELDAEVLTQEVRKRFLGKNLLFVSANKFFFLSEEPAIKDFSLKKNWPNQFEVLVTKRVGRAVLLDSKQKEFLVDEEGVVFAPVSDSDLLVISYPSKSLAIGDKVQGRAIQFVLAVLSSCSEAGLEVDSVRAAGNVVVEFMDGPQVLLPLENSAITRMVTMVSQFRSEGEPVSKIDLRFKNPVVEYKE; encoded by the coding sequence ATGGGTATTACAACCGGAAAAGCTTGTTATAAATCACGCTACTTTGGACCAAGCTCCAAATCAAGAAGACCTAGGTATAAAAAAAATTTTCAAAAGAAACGTCGGTTGTTTAAACGATTTTTTGGAAGCAGATTTTTTCTTATCTTCTTTGGAATTGTTGGGTTTTCCCTTCTGTTATACATAATTTTTTGGTCCAACTTTTTTAGTGTTCAAAATATTGAGGTTATAGTAACGGCAGGAGGGCAAGAACTGGATGCTGAGGTTCTTACGCAAGAGGTAAGAAAAAGGTTTCTGGGCAAAAATTTGCTTTTTGTTTCTGCCAACAAATTTTTTTTCCTTTCTGAAGAGCCTGCTATTAAAGATTTTAGCCTCAAAAAGAACTGGCCCAATCAATTTGAGGTTTTGGTTACTAAGCGAGTTGGTAGAGCAGTTTTGTTGGATAGTAAGCAAAAGGAGTTTTTGGTGGATGAGGAAGGCGTGGTTTTTGCTCCAGTTAGTGATTCTGATCTTCTTGTAATTAGCTATCCATCTAAAAGTTTGGCTATTGGTGACAAGGTTCAGGGGCGTGCTATTCAGTTTGTGCTTGCCGTTCTATCTTCTTGTTCCGAAGCTGGGTTAGAAGTGGACTCAGTGCGAGCTGCTGGCAATGTGGTTGTGGAATTTATGGATGGTCCTCAAGTTTTACTGCCTTTAGAGAACAGTGCTATTACCAGGATGGTTACTATGGTTTCGCAATTTCGTTCAGAGGGAGAGCCTGTATCCAAAATTGATTTGAGGTTTAAGAACCCTGTGGTAGAATACAAAGAGTAA
- a CDS encoding UDP-N-acetylglucosamine--N-acetylmuramyl-(pentapeptide) pyrophosphoryl-undecaprenol N-acetylglucosamine transferase, translated as MKKKKVVFTGGHHTSAVAVIDELKKSQGLADKVQIYFIGHRYSMHQEEIRSAEYCEIRGRGIPFYNLHAGKLYKTVNLWEWLKVPYGFVQALCILLRLRPSLIFSFGGYLAAPVVFAGWVLGIPSVTHEQTVVAGWANKFAARFAEKIFISWPQSGKFFPRKKVTFTGLPLREEIVALAQSSAWKSSPREDPVLYITGGKQGSQVINQTVANCLEDLLSQFFIYHQTGFLDFAEFKKRAEKLPPGLEGRYMVSDYYSEKEVAEIYKKAMVVVGRAGAHTTYELAALGKPAVLVPIPWASHNEQEKNARLLEQVGLARVLPQDKLNKERLLQLCLKQASLDEARLKEIRDNSRKLVRLDAAQKIVDELREYLG; from the coding sequence ATGAAGAAAAAGAAAGTAGTATTTACAGGTGGACATCACACTTCAGCAGTTGCTGTAATTGATGAGCTTAAAAAAAGCCAAGGTTTAGCAGATAAAGTTCAAATTTATTTTATTGGGCATCGTTATTCTATGCATCAGGAAGAAATTAGAAGTGCTGAGTATTGTGAGATTCGGGGGCGCGGAATACCGTTTTATAATCTACATGCAGGGAAACTTTATAAAACAGTTAATTTGTGGGAGTGGTTAAAGGTGCCTTATGGTTTTGTTCAAGCTTTGTGTATTCTTCTTCGCTTGCGCCCGAGTCTTATTTTTTCTTTTGGTGGTTATTTAGCTGCCCCAGTAGTTTTTGCTGGTTGGGTTTTGGGTATACCTTCGGTAACTCATGAGCAGACAGTAGTAGCGGGTTGGGCAAATAAATTTGCTGCTCGGTTTGCAGAAAAAATCTTTATCTCCTGGCCGCAATCGGGGAAGTTTTTCCCCCGCAAAAAGGTTACTTTTACTGGCTTACCCTTGCGGGAGGAAATTGTTGCTTTGGCGCAGAGCTCTGCCTGGAAAAGTTCTCCGAGAGAGGATCCGGTTTTGTATATTACAGGTGGCAAGCAAGGATCTCAAGTAATTAATCAAACAGTGGCAAATTGTTTGGAGGACCTTTTAAGTCAGTTTTTTATTTATCACCAGACTGGGTTTCTTGATTTTGCAGAATTTAAAAAACGCGCTGAAAAATTGCCTCCGGGTTTAGAAGGGCGATATATGGTTTCGGATTACTATAGTGAAAAGGAAGTTGCGGAAATCTATAAAAAAGCTATGGTGGTGGTGGGGCGTGCAGGTGCTCACACAACATATGAGTTAGCTGCGCTGGGCAAACCTGCAGTTTTGGTACCAATTCCATGGGCATCGCATAATGAACAGGAAAAGAATGCGCGCCTTTTAGAACAAGTGGGGTTAGCTAGGGTTTTGCCCCAAGATAAATTAAATAAGGAGCGTTTACTCCAGCTTTGCCTCAAACAAGCTTCTTTGGATGAAGCTAGGTTGAAGGAAATCCGAGATAATTCCCGTAAATTGGTAAGACTAGATGCTGCACAAAAAATTGTTGATGAACTTCGAGAATACTTGGGCTAG
- a CDS encoding putative peptidoglycan glycosyltransferase FtsW: MTRLSLKKVDPILFTIIVGLLIFGVLMVYDASVVYAHDVFGGRYHFLLRQLFWVVLGVIAALLSFFSSEKTLRKISIFIFGFSMVSLVFLAIPKLFSFPLYDKFAPEVNGARRWVILNPPDVIPPVPLLSRISFQPAELAKLSLILYYANWFSSLSSPRRRRSSLLTESTELPGLLTVLALLGLVCFLVLLQPDFATTAMIAVIGLWVYFVAGAPLLLLLLSGLAVAFVGVIFIFISPYRRQRLLTFLDPHKADPLSAGYHLRQVLIALGSGGVFGVGLGESRQKYGYLPEAAADSIFAIIGEELGFVGTSIVILAFALFLWRAFYVVRETKNLFYKLVAGGVTGWIGVQVLVNLGAMTGLIPLTGITLPLVSYGGSSMIFLMAGVGVLLRASTDMK; this comes from the coding sequence ATGACTCGGTTATCCCTAAAAAAAGTTGATCCAATTTTATTTACTATTATTGTGGGATTACTTATCTTTGGCGTGCTAATGGTTTACGACGCTTCAGTTGTTTATGCTCACGATGTGTTTGGGGGAAGGTACCACTTCCTTCTTCGTCAGTTGTTTTGGGTAGTGTTGGGTGTTATAGCAGCTCTGCTTTCTTTTTTTTCTAGTGAGAAAACTTTACGGAAAATCTCTATTTTTATTTTTGGTTTTTCAATGGTTTCTCTTGTTTTTTTAGCTATTCCTAAGCTTTTTAGTTTTCCTCTCTATGATAAATTTGCTCCAGAAGTTAATGGTGCTCGTCGTTGGGTAATCCTAAACCCTCCGGATGTTATTCCTCCAGTTCCCCTTCTATCAAGAATTAGCTTCCAGCCAGCAGAGCTGGCAAAGCTGTCTCTTATTCTTTACTATGCAAATTGGTTTTCCAGTCTGTCTTCTCCTCGTCGGAGAAGAAGCTCTTTACTAACAGAAAGTACCGAATTACCGGGATTACTCACGGTATTGGCTCTCCTTGGGTTAGTTTGCTTTTTAGTCCTTTTACAACCTGATTTTGCCACAACAGCAATGATTGCCGTTATTGGGCTTTGGGTCTATTTTGTTGCTGGCGCTCCGTTACTTTTGCTACTTCTTAGTGGGTTAGCAGTTGCATTTGTTGGTGTGATTTTTATTTTTATTTCTCCTTACCGGCGACAACGATTGCTTACTTTTTTGGATCCTCACAAGGCAGATCCTCTTTCTGCTGGTTATCATCTACGCCAAGTGTTAATTGCGCTTGGTTCGGGGGGAGTGTTTGGCGTTGGTTTGGGTGAATCAAGACAGAAATATGGTTATTTGCCAGAGGCGGCAGCAGATTCGATTTTTGCAATTATTGGAGAGGAGTTAGGTTTTGTGGGGACATCAATTGTTATTTTAGCTTTTGCGCTTTTTCTTTGGCGTGCTTTTTATGTGGTGAGGGAAACTAAAAACTTATTTTATAAACTGGTGGCTGGTGGGGTCACAGGTTGGATTGGTGTTCAGGTTCTTGTTAATTTAGGAGCTATGACTGGGCTTATTCCTTTGACAGGTATTACCTTGCCGCTGGTTTCTTATGGTGGGTCTTCAATGATATTTTTAATGGCTGGTGTGGGAGTTTTGCTTCGAGCATCAACGGATATGAAATAA